One segment of Natranaeroarchaeum aerophilus DNA contains the following:
- the serB gene encoding phosphoserine phosphatase SerB: protein MTIVAFDFDGTLSDSEMTVLLGNQCGVADEMDEITERAMNDEIEYAESLRSRAALLEDLPEEKADAAYDEVRLREDAAETIRRLNEADVYTAILTGGFERGVAAALSREGVEVDEIVANRLPVEDGALSGEVEGPLIEGTKDDALANLAEREGVEMTDTIAVGDGANDLPMLEVAGLSVGFEPKAAVEPACEIVVESFEELQDVLAADGVLSTES, encoded by the coding sequence ATGACGATCGTCGCATTCGACTTTGACGGCACCCTTTCGGACTCGGAGATGACAGTACTGCTCGGCAACCAGTGTGGCGTCGCCGACGAGATGGACGAGATCACCGAACGGGCGATGAACGACGAGATCGAGTACGCCGAAAGCCTGCGCAGTCGGGCCGCGCTCCTCGAGGACCTCCCCGAGGAGAAAGCCGACGCCGCCTACGATGAGGTTCGGCTCCGCGAGGACGCCGCCGAGACGATCCGCCGACTCAACGAGGCTGACGTCTACACCGCCATCCTCACCGGCGGCTTCGAGCGCGGTGTCGCTGCAGCGCTTTCCCGGGAGGGCGTCGAAGTCGACGAGATCGTCGCCAACCGGCTGCCCGTCGAGGACGGTGCCCTCTCCGGGGAGGTCGAGGGACCGCTGATCGAGGGGACCAAAGACGACGCGCTGGCGAACCTCGCAGAGCGAGAGGGTGTTGAGATGACTGACACGATCGCGGTCGGCGACGGCGCAAACGATCTTCCGATGCTCGAAGTCGCCGGACTGTCCGTCGGCTTCGAGCCGAAAGCGGCCGTCGAGCCCGCCTGCGAAATCGTCGTCGAGAGCTTCGAGGAACTACAGGATGTCCTCGCGGCGGACGGAGTCCTCTCGACGGAGTCGTAA
- the serA gene encoding phosphoglycerate dehydrogenase — MKVLVTDPIADAGLDRLRDADHEVETAYDVEGEELLEAVADANGLIVRSGTEVTEEVFAAAEELVIVGRAGIGVDNIDIDAATDHGVIVANAPEGNVRAASEHSVAMAFATARSIPQAHQRLKNGEWAKGDYLGTEVNGKTLGVVGLGRVGQEVAKKLSSLGMDLVAYDPYISTERAEQIGAELVDLDGCLERADLLTVHVPLTDETANLLSDDELAKLEDGYLINCARGGVVDEAALARAVDEGVMAGAAVDVFGEEPVSPDNPLLDVDDVIVTPHLGASTEAAQENVAVSTADQVVAAFHGEPVINALNAPSIDESAFPRVEPYLDLADTAGKVAAQLLGDRISEIEVAYEGEIADEDVDLVTASALKGVFAPLEWRVNAVNAPSIAEERGIDVTESKSQQSEDFQSLVAVTVRDGDEEITVEGTLFAGEDPRIVRIDGYRVDAIPFGHMLVARNEDAPGVIGYIGSVLGEHDVNIAGMFNARETIGGEALSVYNLDQGIPEELRQELEDDPRIIEIRQITLDGRDD; from the coding sequence ATGAAGGTACTCGTAACCGACCCGATCGCTGACGCCGGTCTCGACCGGCTCCGCGATGCGGACCACGAGGTCGAAACGGCGTACGATGTCGAAGGTGAGGAGCTGCTCGAAGCAGTCGCCGACGCGAACGGGTTGATCGTCCGTTCGGGCACCGAAGTCACCGAGGAAGTCTTCGCCGCCGCCGAGGAACTCGTCATCGTCGGCCGTGCTGGCATCGGTGTCGACAATATCGACATCGACGCCGCCACTGACCACGGCGTGATCGTCGCCAACGCACCGGAAGGAAACGTCCGGGCGGCCTCGGAACACTCGGTTGCAATGGCATTTGCGACGGCTCGGTCGATCCCGCAAGCACACCAGCGCCTCAAGAACGGTGAGTGGGCCAAGGGCGACTACCTCGGTACCGAGGTCAACGGCAAGACCCTCGGCGTCGTCGGTCTCGGCCGCGTCGGCCAGGAAGTCGCAAAGAAGCTCTCCTCGCTCGGCATGGATCTGGTCGCGTACGACCCCTACATCAGCACCGAACGTGCCGAGCAGATCGGCGCGGAGCTCGTCGACCTCGACGGCTGTCTCGAACGGGCGGATCTGCTGACGGTCCACGTCCCGCTGACTGATGAGACCGCAAACCTGCTGAGCGACGACGAGCTCGCGAAGCTCGAGGATGGCTACCTCATCAACTGCGCCCGTGGCGGCGTCGTCGACGAGGCCGCACTCGCCCGTGCAGTCGATGAGGGCGTTATGGCCGGGGCGGCAGTCGACGTCTTCGGCGAGGAGCCGGTCTCGCCCGATAACCCGCTGCTCGACGTCGACGACGTCATCGTGACACCACATCTGGGTGCGAGCACCGAGGCAGCCCAGGAGAACGTCGCCGTCTCGACGGCGGATCAGGTCGTCGCCGCGTTCCACGGTGAACCCGTAATCAACGCGCTGAATGCCCCCTCGATCGACGAGAGCGCGTTCCCGCGCGTCGAGCCGTACCTCGATCTGGCCGACACCGCCGGAAAGGTCGCTGCCCAGTTGCTCGGTGACCGCATCTCAGAGATTGAAGTCGCCTACGAAGGTGAGATCGCCGATGAGGACGTCGATCTCGTGACAGCAAGCGCGCTGAAAGGGGTATTCGCCCCGCTAGAGTGGCGCGTCAACGCGGTCAACGCACCCTCGATCGCCGAGGAGCGCGGTATCGACGTCACCGAGTCCAAGAGCCAACAGAGTGAGGACTTCCAGAGTCTGGTCGCGGTGACCGTCCGCGACGGTGACGAGGAGATTACCGTCGAGGGGACGCTGTTTGCCGGTGAGGATCCACGGATCGTCCGAATCGACGGCTACCGTGTCGACGCAATCCCCTTCGGCCACATGCTGGTCGCCCGCAACGAGGACGCACCCGGCGTGATCGGGTACATCGGCAGTGTGCTCGGCGAGCACGACGTCAACATTGCCGGGATGTTCAACGCCCGCGAGACGATCGGGGGCGAGGCGTTGTCGGTGTACAACCTCGATCAGGGTATCCCCGAGGAACTCCGTCAGGAGCTCGAAGACGACCCACGGATCATCGAGATCCGCCAGATCACACTCGACGGCCGGGACGACTGA
- a CDS encoding ATP-binding protein — protein sequence MAHALEPMTVLLVDPIDELGPLSRALRETDETITVETVSSVDELATTSVEPDCLVVIDYTARDVDGIDLMHAVREELPSVPVVIHSIDPAAYYVTGALGAGATDVICTGPENRIDTDRPVVTVRRIRHAAGKGESFQTDSELLDSVMEHLPHQVFIKDDVGRIAAISDVSVREHKPDRDQLIGMTDYDLFGPETARALREQEDEIMATEEPMINNVEQFVDDEGRDRWVNTTKAPRYGPDGEEVIGIIGTARDITEQKRNEEMMNALHVASRELVSATATESVADTAVEIADEIPDLPVLDVLLADASSDSLQTVATSRSDDSMSIYDRYTQWFDRAYETGELQFIVQLSENDPSVVVGYAESEADDSIDPVTVALPLGEHGVLGFESQTSPIDDFAVDLMEVLAANVEAALDRIAREDAIRERERELARQNERLEEFASIVSHDLRNPLSVAQGYAETFDEDDESGEQVQWALERMERLTDELLTLARQGQIVGNTEPVSLREIAEQAWKSVDTGEAELDVRDDRTFVADPARTSELLENLIKNSVEHGSSGSSIRITIGTMDGGFYFEDDGVGIPEEQQSRVFDQGFSAGDGTGFGLYIVETLAEAHGWTVEVTDAKHAQSGARFEFAGVTDD from the coding sequence ATGGCCCACGCTCTCGAGCCGATGACTGTACTGCTCGTCGATCCGATCGATGAGCTCGGGCCGCTTTCGCGTGCACTCCGAGAGACTGACGAGACGATTACTGTCGAGACTGTCTCGTCCGTCGATGAACTCGCCACGACCTCCGTCGAGCCGGACTGTCTCGTCGTAATCGATTACACGGCCAGAGACGTCGATGGCATCGATCTGATGCATGCGGTTCGCGAGGAGCTCCCTTCAGTTCCGGTTGTTATCCACTCCATCGATCCAGCTGCGTACTACGTAACTGGCGCGCTAGGAGCGGGTGCGACCGATGTAATCTGTACTGGACCCGAAAACAGGATCGATACGGATCGTCCCGTGGTGACCGTGCGTCGGATTCGCCATGCAGCGGGCAAAGGTGAATCGTTCCAGACCGACAGCGAACTGCTCGATTCGGTGATGGAACACCTTCCACACCAGGTGTTCATCAAGGACGATGTCGGCCGGATCGCGGCGATCAGCGACGTTTCGGTTCGCGAGCACAAGCCCGATCGTGATCAGTTGATCGGGATGACCGACTACGATCTGTTCGGCCCGGAGACCGCACGTGCCCTGCGCGAGCAGGAAGACGAGATCATGGCAACCGAGGAGCCAATGATCAACAACGTCGAACAGTTCGTTGACGACGAGGGGAGAGATCGATGGGTTAACACAACCAAGGCTCCACGATACGGACCCGACGGCGAGGAAGTCATCGGGATTATCGGCACTGCACGGGATATCACCGAACAGAAACGCAACGAGGAGATGATGAACGCTCTCCACGTTGCAAGCCGCGAACTCGTCTCCGCAACAGCCACCGAAAGTGTCGCGGACACCGCAGTCGAAATCGCCGACGAAATCCCGGATCTGCCAGTTCTCGACGTTCTTCTCGCTGACGCGTCCAGCGACTCACTACAAACGGTTGCAACAAGTCGCAGTGACGATTCGATGTCGATCTACGACCGATATACGCAGTGGTTCGATCGCGCGTACGAAACCGGCGAACTGCAGTTCATCGTACAGCTTTCGGAGAACGATCCGTCAGTCGTTGTCGGGTACGCCGAATCCGAGGCGGATGACTCGATCGACCCCGTTACGGTCGCGCTCCCGCTTGGTGAGCACGGTGTGCTCGGGTTCGAGTCACAGACCAGCCCGATAGACGATTTTGCGGTCGACCTGATGGAAGTGCTCGCTGCAAACGTCGAAGCCGCACTCGACCGCATCGCCAGAGAGGATGCGATCCGCGAGCGCGAGCGTGAACTCGCCAGACAGAACGAACGACTTGAAGAGTTTGCCAGCATCGTCAGCCACGATCTCAGGAATCCCCTGTCCGTCGCTCAGGGGTACGCCGAGACCTTCGACGAGGACGACGAGAGCGGCGAGCAGGTGCAGTGGGCGCTCGAACGGATGGAGCGGCTCACCGACGAACTGTTGACGCTTGCCCGCCAGGGGCAGATCGTCGGCAACACCGAACCGGTGTCGCTTCGAGAGATCGCCGAGCAGGCGTGGAAAAGCGTCGACACCGGGGAAGCGGAGTTAGATGTCCGAGACGATCGGACGTTTGTGGCCGATCCAGCACGGACGAGCGAACTACTCGAAAACCTGATCAAAAACTCCGTAGAGCACGGCTCCAGCGGATCGTCCATTCGGATCACTATTGGGACAATGGACGGCGGCTTCTACTTCGAGGACGACGGTGTGGGCATCCCGGAGGAACAACAGTCGCGTGTCTTCGATCAGGGCTTTTCCGCCGGGGACGGTACCGGATTTGGCCTGTACATCGTGGAGACGCTTGCGGAGGCTCACGGCTGGACTGTCGAGGTGACCGATGCGAAACACGCCCAGAGCGGTGCTCGCTTCGAGTTCGCGGGGGTGACGGATGACTGA
- a CDS encoding ATP-binding protein, translating to MTEQIDVLLVDPVETLGQVERALYAVDDAVTVESVPSSDAVDDHDPDIVVTYHDLDADIDGARQLSMVRLRLPDVPVVVVARDPATEFVSEAFDEGAADVISLPPEITIAEEMPVAVTRRLRYAAGKGGGFASDSELLDSLMEYLPHQVFIKDDRGRIAETSSVAAEEYGLTREQMIGLTDQELFSPEYARDLWAEESEIMETEDAVINRTEHYTDELGSDRWINVTKAPRYDSDYTVVGIIGTAVDVSDQKRQEQMVNALHTASRDLMSAQSREEIAEIVVDIADDIPDLPVVQVSLVDGDGVEPVCSGGATDGTKVFEAQQEWFQRAFETGQSQYIHLPSSDASPVVRTETQIDDIPEFEPHVVTVPIGDHGVLGFGATGDSLDEFGIDLADVLAANVETALSRMTHEEALRAREQELARQNERLEEFAGIVSHDIRNPLSIAKGYLPQTEVDDEIKDEIRHSLDRMERLTDELLTLAKKGQVVGETTSVSLDAVARSAWQEVSTPTATLEVVSGDAQIEADCDRLVELLANLFTNSVEHGSGTTDSPVVITVGTTPTGFFVEDDGPGIPETERAKVFEQGYTNSDTGTGFGLYIVRTLAEAHGWSVSVDDAALSDTGARFEIDTTGG from the coding sequence ATGACTGAGCAGATCGACGTACTGCTGGTTGATCCGGTCGAGACACTCGGACAGGTCGAACGCGCACTCTACGCGGTTGATGACGCAGTGACTGTCGAATCGGTTCCGAGTTCGGACGCGGTCGACGATCACGACCCCGACATCGTCGTCACATATCACGATCTGGACGCCGATATCGACGGGGCCAGACAGCTTTCGATGGTCCGGTTACGACTCCCAGATGTCCCGGTCGTCGTCGTAGCGAGGGATCCAGCGACGGAGTTCGTTTCGGAGGCGTTCGATGAGGGTGCTGCCGACGTCATCTCGCTCCCGCCGGAGATCACGATCGCCGAGGAGATGCCGGTTGCCGTCACTCGCCGACTCCGATACGCTGCTGGCAAGGGCGGTGGATTCGCTAGCGATAGCGAGTTGCTTGACTCCCTGATGGAGTATCTGCCACATCAGGTGTTTATCAAGGACGACCGCGGTCGGATCGCCGAAACCAGTTCCGTTGCGGCCGAGGAGTACGGCCTCACCCGTGAACAGATGATCGGTCTCACCGATCAGGAGCTGTTCTCGCCGGAGTACGCCCGCGATCTCTGGGCCGAAGAGTCGGAGATCATGGAGACGGAGGACGCAGTTATCAATCGGACTGAACACTATACCGATGAGCTCGGGTCGGACCGCTGGATCAACGTCACCAAAGCACCCCGCTACGACAGCGACTACACAGTCGTCGGAATCATCGGGACGGCTGTCGACGTGTCGGATCAGAAGCGCCAGGAGCAGATGGTCAACGCGCTCCACACGGCGAGCCGCGACCTGATGAGTGCCCAGTCCCGCGAGGAGATCGCGGAGATCGTCGTTGATATCGCGGACGATATCCCAGATCTCCCCGTCGTACAGGTGTCGCTGGTCGACGGTGACGGGGTTGAACCGGTCTGCTCCGGTGGGGCTACCGACGGAACGAAAGTGTTCGAAGCACAGCAAGAGTGGTTCCAGCGCGCGTTCGAGACTGGGCAATCGCAATATATTCACCTCCCATCCAGCGACGCCTCACCCGTCGTTCGCACGGAAACTCAGATCGACGACATCCCGGAGTTTGAACCGCACGTTGTCACTGTCCCGATCGGCGACCACGGCGTCCTCGGCTTTGGCGCGACCGGCGACTCGCTTGACGAGTTCGGGATCGATCTCGCCGACGTACTGGCCGCCAACGTCGAGACGGCACTCTCGCGCATGACTCACGAGGAAGCACTGCGTGCCCGCGAGCAGGAACTCGCCAGGCAGAACGAACGACTCGAAGAGTTCGCCGGAATCGTCTCCCACGACATCCGCAACCCTCTCTCGATCGCAAAGGGGTATCTCCCGCAGACCGAGGTCGACGACGAGATTAAAGATGAGATCCGTCACTCGCTCGACCGGATGGAGCGACTCACCGACGAACTGCTGACGCTCGCCAAAAAGGGACAGGTTGTCGGCGAAACGACCTCCGTCTCGCTCGATGCGGTGGCTCGTTCAGCGTGGCAGGAGGTTTCGACACCAACAGCCACGCTCGAAGTCGTGTCGGGGGACGCTCAGATCGAGGCCGACTGTGATCGTCTCGTCGAGCTGCTGGCAAACCTGTTCACGAACAGCGTTGAGCACGGCTCAGGGACCACGGACTCGCCCGTCGTCATAACGGTCGGGACAACGCCAACGGGCTTCTTTGTCGAGGATGACGGACCGGGAATCCCCGAGACGGAGCGAGCGAAAGTGTTCGAGCAAGGGTATACAAACAGTGATACTGGAACCGGCTTCGGCCTCTATATTGTTCGGACCCTCGCGGAGGCGCACGGCTGGTCGGTGTCAGTCGACGACGCCGCACTCTCGGACACGGGTGCTCGATTCGAGATTGACACGACTGGTGGCTAG
- a CDS encoding PAS domain-containing protein, producing the protein MTTRHVDSISVAESADPDCIVVPDCSDVDGIEAVRRVSDTIGSATVVAVTVDATDTFAPTAKRAGADDVICLPSEDWTDDSFADLVAERLLHAAGEIEPFAEEAVLLDDLLDNIPHRVFVKNEYGQFAAVSEAKAEHYGLSREELIGLTDFELVPEIGADLREEETDIMESGDPVVNSIDEYVDDEGRRRWVSTTKAPRRDDDGEVVGIVGSTRDVTEQRRHEEMLNTLHTASRRLVAAESREEIVDVATAIPTEVPDMPAVVLAITDTGRELSFETAPEAGTDSFEQCTSTLEACYEMEEPVFMAPDEGTRRYAAIDELDSPPCVAFPLGHHGALGVVDTGEVLDESAAELAEVFAANVRTALDSAARKERLATQNERLEEFAGIVSHDLRNPLSVAQGYLELLDSDPELVSEIEAALDRIDRMSDDLLTLARDGEIVGEVGPEPIADAAALAWDTLNTEEAALVVQDDVGSINADRDRLLELLENIFSNAVEHGTTSPDSQARQDAVEHSSTNPDSYTPQDAEARDASSPAPQAQQDAVEHSSTSPDSQAQQDAEARDASSPASQAQQD; encoded by the coding sequence GTGACGACCCGACACGTCGACTCGATATCCGTGGCAGAGTCGGCCGATCCGGACTGTATCGTCGTCCCGGACTGTTCGGACGTCGACGGTATCGAGGCAGTTCGTCGGGTCAGTGACACCATTGGGTCGGCCACGGTCGTCGCGGTCACAGTCGACGCAACGGATACGTTTGCTCCCACGGCAAAACGTGCCGGTGCGGACGATGTCATCTGTCTCCCATCGGAGGACTGGACTGACGACAGTTTTGCCGATCTCGTCGCGGAACGCCTCCTCCACGCGGCGGGGGAGATCGAGCCCTTTGCCGAGGAAGCGGTGCTGCTCGACGATCTCCTCGATAATATCCCACATCGTGTATTCGTCAAAAACGAATACGGCCAGTTCGCGGCGGTAAGCGAGGCGAAAGCGGAACATTATGGTCTTTCACGCGAGGAGCTGATCGGGCTCACGGACTTCGAACTCGTTCCCGAGATCGGTGCGGACCTTCGCGAGGAGGAAACAGACATCATGGAATCGGGGGATCCGGTCGTAAACAGCATCGACGAATACGTCGATGACGAAGGCCGAAGGCGGTGGGTCAGTACGACGAAAGCGCCGCGCCGCGACGATGACGGCGAAGTCGTCGGTATCGTCGGCTCGACGCGTGACGTAACCGAACAGCGTCGCCATGAGGAGATGCTCAACACGCTTCACACTGCCAGTCGCCGGCTCGTCGCGGCAGAGAGCCGGGAGGAAATCGTCGACGTGGCGACCGCGATCCCGACTGAAGTCCCCGACATGCCCGCTGTTGTCCTCGCTATCACGGACACTGGCAGGGAACTTTCGTTCGAGACCGCCCCAGAGGCTGGAACCGACTCTTTCGAACAGTGCACGTCGACGCTGGAGGCCTGTTACGAGATGGAAGAGCCGGTGTTCATGGCACCCGACGAGGGGACCCGTCGATACGCCGCAATAGACGAGCTGGATTCACCGCCCTGCGTCGCGTTTCCGCTTGGTCACCACGGTGCCCTCGGCGTTGTCGACACTGGGGAGGTTCTCGACGAGTCCGCGGCCGAGCTGGCGGAAGTGTTCGCTGCGAACGTCCGGACGGCACTCGATAGTGCTGCGCGGAAAGAACGGCTGGCGACCCAGAACGAGCGATTAGAGGAGTTCGCTGGCATCGTCTCCCACGACCTCCGAAATCCGCTCTCGGTCGCACAGGGCTATCTCGAACTGCTGGATTCGGATCCCGAGCTTGTCAGCGAAATCGAAGCGGCGCTCGACCGGATCGACCGGATGAGCGATGACTTGCTGACGCTCGCGCGGGACGGCGAGATCGTCGGTGAAGTCGGTCCGGAGCCGATTGCTGACGCTGCTGCACTCGCGTGGGACACCCTCAACACGGAAGAGGCGGCTCTCGTCGTCCAAGACGATGTCGGCAGTATCAACGCCGATCGTGACCGCCTGCTCGAACTCCTCGAGAACATCTTTTCGAACGCCGTGGAGCATGGCACCACGAGCCCTGACTCACAGGCTCGGCAGGACGCCGTGGAGCACAGCTCCACGAACCCTGACTCGTACACTCCTCAGGACGCCGAAGCACGAGATGCTTCGAGTCCTGCTCCGCAAGCTCAGCAGGACGCCGTGGAGCACAGCTCCACGAGCCCTGACTCACAGGCTCAGCAGGACGCCGAAGCACGAGATGCTTCGAGCCCTGCTTCGCAAGCTCAGCAGGACG
- a CDS encoding sensor histidine kinase, with protein sequence DAEARDASSPASQAQQDAAQHDSTDTDQVRVTVGALDDGFYVADNGPGIPDDKKEDVFDRGYTTHEDGTGFGLRIVEVVANAHGWAVNLTDSESGGARFEIRTE encoded by the coding sequence GACGCCGAAGCACGAGATGCTTCGAGCCCTGCTTCGCAAGCTCAGCAGGACGCCGCTCAACACGACTCGACCGATACTGACCAGGTCCGGGTCACTGTCGGTGCTCTCGACGATGGTTTTTACGTTGCGGACAACGGTCCCGGTATCCCCGACGATAAAAAAGAGGACGTATTCGACCGCGGCTACACGACCCACGAAGACGGCACCGGATTCGGGCTCCGGATCGTCGAAGTAGTGGCGAACGCCCACGGATGGGCGGTCAATCTCACCGACAGCGAGTCCGGCGGCGCGCGGTTCGAGATCAGAACGGAGTGA
- the thrC gene encoding threonine synthase codes for MSMKLDAPAANAPPEAEDGVWLSCIDCDHTLAPFDDVVFTCPECGGLLEVRYADLPTFEDFEGTGVWRYDDALPVEMGVTIQEGNTPLYEVPELESETGVDHLHVKHEGMNPTGSFKDRGMTVGVQVASRLGVDRLACASTGNTSAALSAYGARSELETLVLLPAGKVAAGKVAQASLHGARILEVDGNFDTCLDIVQDLATSGHVYLLNSLNPFRLEGQKTIGLEILEQCQERTGEFPDRIVLPVGNAGNTSALYKAFRELVQSGALDEDEVPKLTGVQAEGAAPMVEAVEEGNDEINRWESVETRATAIRIGNPVNAPKALPGIRETGGTAVAVSDDQITDAQRSLAEEGVGVEPASAASVAGLRKLREQDVIGRDENVVCLTTGHLLKDPDEAAAAGGDPEPVPGDTEGVLNHLDG; via the coding sequence ATGAGCATGAAACTCGACGCTCCGGCCGCGAACGCACCGCCGGAAGCCGAGGACGGCGTCTGGCTGTCCTGCATCGACTGCGATCACACCCTGGCACCCTTCGACGACGTCGTTTTCACCTGTCCCGAATGTGGCGGGCTCCTCGAGGTCCGGTACGCCGACCTCCCCACGTTCGAGGACTTCGAGGGCACCGGCGTCTGGCGCTATGACGACGCCCTACCGGTCGAGATGGGCGTGACGATCCAGGAGGGTAACACGCCGCTGTACGAGGTGCCCGAACTGGAATCCGAGACCGGCGTCGATCATCTCCACGTGAAACACGAGGGGATGAACCCGACGGGCAGTTTCAAGGACCGCGGGATGACCGTCGGCGTTCAGGTCGCCAGCCGCCTCGGCGTCGACCGGCTCGCCTGTGCGTCGACCGGTAACACCAGCGCCGCGCTGTCGGCCTACGGCGCACGCTCGGAACTGGAGACACTCGTCCTCCTCCCTGCAGGAAAAGTCGCCGCAGGGAAGGTTGCACAGGCCAGCCTCCACGGCGCACGCATCCTCGAAGTCGACGGCAACTTCGACACCTGTCTCGACATCGTGCAGGACCTCGCGACCAGCGGGCACGTCTACCTGCTGAACTCGCTAAACCCCTTCCGGCTGGAGGGTCAGAAGACGATTGGCCTCGAAATTCTCGAACAGTGTCAAGAGCGGACCGGCGAGTTCCCCGACCGGATCGTCCTTCCCGTGGGCAACGCGGGTAACACCAGCGCACTGTACAAAGCCTTCCGCGAACTCGTCCAGTCGGGCGCACTCGACGAAGACGAGGTGCCCAAACTCACCGGTGTACAGGCTGAGGGAGCCGCGCCGATGGTCGAAGCCGTCGAGGAGGGCAACGACGAGATCAACCGCTGGGAGTCGGTCGAGACCCGGGCCACTGCGATCCGGATCGGCAACCCCGTCAACGCGCCGAAGGCATTGCCGGGAATTCGAGAAACCGGTGGGACTGCAGTTGCCGTCTCGGACGACCAGATCACCGACGCCCAGCGCTCGCTCGCCGAAGAAGGCGTCGGTGTCGAACCCGCGAGCGCGGCCTCCGTCGCTGGACTCCGAAAGCTCCGCGAGCAGGACGTGATCGGCCGCGATGAGAACGTGGTCTGTCTCACGACTGGCCATCTGCTGAAAGATCCGGACGAGGCCGCCGCAGCCGGTGGCGATCCGGAGCCGGTTCCGGGCGATACAGAAGGGGTTCTCAACCATCTCGATGGCTGA